The Rhododendron vialii isolate Sample 1 chromosome 5a, ASM3025357v1 genome contains a region encoding:
- the LOC131326214 gene encoding probable LRR receptor-like serine/threonine-protein kinase At1g51810 yields the protein MSAPVFILWLVSIPLIVHAAVPAPPRGILLSCGSPNETVQGGLTYMTDEGFVSVGNKTTINQPDLLPVLSTLRYFPNTSARKYCYTFPVIKGGKFLVRTTYYYGGFDGGKEPPVFDQIIDGTKWSIVNTTEDYANGLSSYYEIVVAAQAKTLSVCLARNEQTVSSPFISAVELQTLEDSVYNSTDFGKYALASVARNSFGYDGDMISFPDDQFDRFWQPFTDDNPVVTSHSNITPSEFWNIPPAKALSSALTTSRGKTLTIKWPPFPLPKGNYYIALYFQDNRSPSPYSWRVFSVSVNGNDFYTDINVTSSGVTVYTGQWPLSGQTEIVLTPKSDALVGPVINAGEIFQIMNLGMRTLTRDVIAIEDLGRSFDNPPSDWHGDPCLPKQNSWTGVKCSDEGKFARVVSLDLSNIGLTGELSESIDNLTAIRSIYLGGNKLSGPLPNMGSLKALETLHLEGNQFEGPIPESLGRLPQLHELFLENNKLNGTVPESLAEKVGINLQLSPGNHLSRVA from the exons ATGTCCGCCCCAGTCTTCATCCTATGGCTTGTTAGCATCCCTCTCATTGTCCATGCCGCTGTCCCTGCTCCACCTAGAG GAATCCTGCTGAGCTGTGGCTCGCCTAATGAAACAGTGCAGGGTGGCCTCACGTACATGACTGACGAAGGGTTCGTATCAGTCGGAAATAAAACAACCATCAACCAACCAGATTTACTTCCTGTATTGTCCACTCTGAGGTACTTCCCAAACACTTCGGCTCGAAAATATTGCTACACATTTCCCGTGATCAAAGGAGGGAAGTTTCTTGTTCGAACCACGTATTACTATGGAGGCTTCGATGGAGGGAAAGAGCCACCTGTGTTCGATCAGATCATCGATGGGACCAAGTGGAGCATAGTGAATACGACAGAGGATTATGCCAACGGGCTTAGCTCATACTATGAGATTGTAGTCGCTGCTCAAGCTAAGACCCTGAGCGTGTGTTTGGCGAGGAACGAGCAAACAGTGTCGAGCCCTTTCATATCAGCTGTTGAATTGCAAACTTTGGAAGACTCTGTGTACAATTCTACTGATTTTGGGAAGTATGCTTTGGCCAGTGTTGCTCGAAATAGCTTCGGTTATGATGGGGATATGATTAG TTTTCCAGATGATCAGTTTGACCGCTTCTGGCAACCTTTCACGGATGACAATCCTGTCGTCACATCCCACTCTAACATAACTCCTTCAGAGTTCTGGAACATCCCTCCGGCAAAGGCACTGTCAAGTGCCCTCACAACAAGCCGCGGGAAGACACTCACGATCAAGTGGCCACCATTTCCACTCCCAAAAGGCAACTACTATATCGCGCTTTACTTCCAAGACAACCGGAGCCCCAGCCCTTATAGCTGGAGAGTGTTCAGTGTTTCTGTGAATGGAAATGACTTTTACACCGACATCAATGTCACCTCAAGCGGCGTGACTGTCTATACGGGTCAATGGCCGCTTTCTGGACAGACAGAGATTGTGTTGACTCCCAAAAGTGATGCACTGGTTGGTCCTGTTATCAATGCTGGGGAAATCTTTCAGATTATGAATCTTGGAATGAGGACTCTCACTAGAGACG TGATAGCTATAGAAGATTTGGGAAGAAGCTTTGACAACCCTCCTTCGGATTGGCATGGAGATCCATGTCTACCTAAACAGAATTCATGGACCGGAGTCAAATGTTCTGATGAAGGAAAATTTGCTCGAGTTGTTTCTCT agatctatcaaacatTGGGCTCACTGGGGAGCTGTCTGAAAGTATAGACAACTTAACAGCAATTAGGAGCAT TTACCTTGGAGGCAATAAGCTCTCAGGTCCACTCCCAAATATGGGCTCCTTGAAGGCCTTAGAAACTTT GCATTTGGAGGGTAACCAATTCGAAGGACCAATCCCCGAGTCATTGGGCAGACTTCCTCAACTTCATGAATT GTTTCTCGAAAATAACAAACTCAATGGTACCGTACCCGAGTCCCTAGCCGAGAAAGTAGGCATAAACCTTCA GCTTTCCCCCGGAAATCATTTGTCGCGGGTAGCATAA
- the LOC131325894 gene encoding pentatricopeptide repeat-containing protein At2g15690, mitochondrial-like: MASLMAIRRAPMTSIFITSFKVRSFHSSRFTSTHRNNQILTLRNKPISLSSSCVTLNLPFKSLSTSAVPNHFQGPRQPQSDNYYQNGNGSPNQWNGPNQTYNEYGNPNQFNQMNNPNQNYPGRGNPNPGQGYSSPPRGSPDFPNQSYTQGENPSRNTSYLPPGNDRQWNYQNQGPNRTGDYPQRGVNGNQNQAYPRHENPSQTRYYPQHGVNQLDGQNQAYSQSENPSQTRYYPQHGVNQLDGQNQAYPQRENPSQTWNYPQRGVNQYDNQNQAYPQRENRNQTQNYPQRGVNQFDNQNQAYPQRDNRNQTQNYPQRDQFDNQNQAYPQRGSSNQPDSQAQNQGQVVNNQVPSGPPANVDLMSLCQEGKVKEVIEFMEQGVSANAQCFDALFGLCAKSKVLDNAKKVHDYFLRSTFRGDLQLNNKVIEMYSKCGSMTDARRVFDHMPERNMDSWHLMINGYAGNGMGDDGLGLFEQMRELGLQPNKQTFLSVLSACASADAVEEGFLHFESMKTEYGMSAGIEHYLGLLDVLGHPGHVHEAFEFIENLPFEPTAVIWEALRNYARIHGDIDLEDHAEELMVLLDPSKAISNKIPTPPPRKHLAINMLEGKNRISEFRNPTLYRDDEKLLAAKKEQGYVPDTRYVLHDIDQEAKEQALQYHSERLAIAYGLISTPARTPLRIIKNLRVCGDCHNAIKIMSRIVGRELIVRDNKRFHHFKDGKCSCGDYW, from the coding sequence ATGGCGTCTCTAATGGCGATTCGTCGAGCACCAATGACTTCCATCTTCATAACTTCATTCAAGGTACGTTCTTTCCACTCTTCTCGCTTCACTTCCACTCACCGCAACAaccaaatcctaaccctaagGAACAAACCCATATCGTTATCTTCTTCCTGTGTTACTCTAAACCTCCCTTTCAAGTCCCTGTCCACCTCAGCCGTCCCAAACCATTTCCAGGGCCCACGACAACCACAGTCTGATAACTATTATCAGAACGGAAATGGTAGCCCTAATCAGTGGAACGGCCCAAATCAGACCTATAATGAGTATGGAAACCCTAATCAGTTCAATCAGATGAATAATCCGAATCAGAACTATCCCGGTCGAGGAAACCCAAATCCGGGTCAGGGATATTCGTCTCCCCCCCGCGGAAGCCCCGATTTTCCTAATCAGAGCTATACTCAGGGTGAAAACCCGAGTCGTAATACGAGTTATCTGCCTCCTGGGAATGATAGACAGTGGAATTATCAAAATCAGGGGCCGAACCGTACTGGGGACTATCCACAACGAGGCGTGAATGGTAATCAGAATCAAGCTTACCCACGTCACGAGAACCCTAGTCAAACTCGGTACTATCCTCAGCATGGTGTGAATCAGTTGGATGGTCAGAACCAAGCCTACTCACAAAGCGAGAACCCTAGTCAAACTCGGTACTATCCTCAGCATGGTGTGAATCAGTTGGATGGTCAGAATCAAGCTTACCCACAACGCGAGAACCCTAGTCAAACTTGGAACTATCCGCAGCGTGGTGTGAATCAGTATGACAATCAGAATCAAGCTTACCCACAACGCGAGAACCGTAATCAAACTCAGAACTATCCGCAGCGTGGTGTGAATCAGTTTGACAATCAGAATCAAGCGTACCCACAACGCGATAACCGTAATCAAACTCAGAACTATCCGCAGCGTGATCAGTTTGACAATCAGAATCAAGCTTACCCACAACGCGGAAGCTCTAATCAGCCGGACAGCCAGGCCCAAAATCAAGGCCAGGTTGTGAACAATCAAGTCCCCAGTGGCCCACCCGCTAATGTTGATTTGATGAGCTTGTGCCAAGAGGGCAAGGTGAAAGAAGTTATTGAATTCATGGAACAAGGGGTATCTGCCAATGCTCAGTGTTTTGATGCCCTGTTTGGTTTATGTGCAAAGTCGAAGGTACTAGACAATGCCAAGAAAGTGCATGATTACTTTCTCCGATCCACTTTCAGGGGCGATCTTCAGTTGAATAATAAGGTGATCGAAATGTACTCAAAATGTGGAAGTATGACCGATGCACGGAGGGTCTTTGATCACATGCCTGAGAGGAACATGGATTCTTGGCATTTGATGATTAATGGGTATGCAGGAAATGGCATGGGTGACGATGGGCTAGGATTGTTTGAACAGATGAGGGAGTTGGGTTTGCAACCCAATAAGCAAACTTTTCTTAGTGTATTATCAGCTTGTGCTAGTGCTGATGCTGTGGAGGAAGGATTTCTGCACTTTGAGTCTATGAAAACCGAATACGGAATGTCTGCTGGGATTGAGCATTATTTGGGGCTTCTCGATGTTCTTGGTCATCCTGGGCATGTCCATGAGGCTTTTGAGTTCATTGAAAATCTCCCATTTGAACCCACAGCTGTAATTTGGGAGGCTTTAAGGAATTATGCTCGTATTCATGGAGATATCGATCTTGAGGACCATGCTGAGGAGTTAATGGTTCTTCTTGACCCTTCGAAGGCGATTTCTAACAAGATCCCTACACCACCTCCCAGAAAGCACTTGGCGATCAACATGCTTGAGGGTAAAAACAGGATAAGCGAGTTTAGAAACCCAACTCTGTATAGGGATGATGAGAAGTTGTTGGCAGCAAAGAAGGAACAAGGGTATGTGCCTGATACAAGATATGTACTTCATGATATTGACCAGGAGGCAAAGGAGCAGGCATTGCAATATCACAGTGAGCGTCTGGCGATTGCTTATGGTTTGATTAGTACTCCAGCCAGGACGCCTCTGAGGATAATCAAGAATCTCCGTGTGTGCGGTGACTGTCACAATGCCATCAAGATCATGTCCAGGATTGTTGGGAGGGAGTTGATCGTCAGGGATAACAAACGGTTCCATCATTTCAAGGATGGGAAATGCTCTTGTGGAGACTACTGGTGA
- the LOC131325815 gene encoding calmodulin-like protein 30 codes for MPKTSFLELKYNLSKKKFLTKPSRTFSFGDGQNEGLTTTYQPNPGEMKKVFDKFDSNRDGKISREEYKAMLRALGKENMIKEVSKIFRVADLDGDGYIDFNEFVELHKKEGGVKTMDIQRAFRDFDADGDGKISAEEVFKLLKRIGEKCSLEDCRKMVRAVDANGDGVIDMDEFITMMTRTMKLG; via the coding sequence ATGCCGAAGACGAGTTTTCTTGAGTTGAAGTACAACCTCTCAAAGAAGAAGTTCCTGACAAAACCGAGTCGCACGTTTTCATTCGGGGATGGACAAAACGAAGGCCTGACGACCACTTACCAGCCAAATCCAGGTGAGATGAAGAAGGTGTTCGACAAATTCGATTCCAACAGAGACGGGAAGATCTCACGTGAGGAGTACAAAGCCATGCTGAGAGCACTGGGGAAGGAGAACATGATCAAGGAGGTAAGCAAGATATTCAGGGTGGCTGATTTGGATGGAGACGGGTATATCGATTTCAATGAGTTTGTGGAGTTGCACAAGAAGGAAGGCGGGGTGAAGACCATggacatacaacgtgccttccgGGATTTCGATGCGGATGGGGATGGGAAAATAAGCGCCGAGGAAGTGTTTAAGCTGCTTAAGAGGATAGGGGAGAAGTGCAGCTTGGAGGATTGTCGGAAAATGGTTAGAGCTGTGGATGCGAACGGGGACGGTGTGATCGACATGGATGAGTTCATCACCATGATGACTCGCACCATGAAGCTTGGTTAA